CTTCTCCACGCTGCTGCGCGAGCTGGACTCGGTCGAGGGCATCCGACGCATCCGGTTCACCTCCCCTCACCCGAAGGACTTCAAGGAGGACACGGCCCGGGCCATGGCCGAGTGTCCGTCGGTCTGTGAGCACCTGCACTTCCCGCTGCAGTCCGGGTCCGACGCCGTCCTGCGGCGCATGAAGCGCGCCTACTCGCGCGCCACCTACCTCGAGAAGGTGGCGATGGCCCGGGAGGTCGTGCCCGGTCTCGCGCTCACGACCGACATCATCGTCGGCTTCCCCGGGGAGACCGGGGAGGAGTTCGAGGACACGCTCTCGCTGGTCGAGGAGGTCCGGTACGACTCCGCCTACATGTTCCAGTACTCGTCGCGGCCCCACACGGCGGCGGCCGAGATGGACGGGCAGCTCCCCAGGGAGGTGGTCGGGGAGAGGTTCGACCGGCTGCTCGCCCTCCAGGAGCGGATCTCGCTCGAACTGAACGAGAGGGAGGTGGGCTGCGTGGTGGAGGTGACCGTGGAGAGCGAACGGTCCAAGCGCGACGCCGCCCGGGCCACAGGCCGCACCCGCACGAACAAGCTCGTGCACCTCGATGCGCAGGGGCTGCGTTCCGGGGACGTGGTGCACGCGCGCGTCACGGGAGCCCGGACGCACTACCTGCTCGCCTCCCCCGCGTAGATGGACGGGCTCGTCATGGACACCCCGCTGCTCCTGTGGGGGTTCATCGAGCGGGCCCGCCGTCTCTACCCGGAGCGGACCGTCGTCTCCCGCACCCGGACCGGCACCGACCGGGTGACGTACGCGGAGCTCGCCCACCGCTCGAAGCGCCTCGCCGCCGCCCTCCGGTCGCTGGGCATCGAGGGGGGCGACCGCGTCGCTACCTTCGCCTGGAACCACCACCGCCACCTCGAGGCCTACACGGCCATCCCGGGGATGGGCGCCGTCTGCCACACGCTGAACGTGCGGCTGTTCGCCGACCAGCTCGCCTACATCGTCCGGCACGCCGAGGACCGGGTCGTGCTGATCGACGCGGAGCTGGTGGACATGTGGCTCCCGTTCGCCGACCGGGTCCCGTCCGTGGAGGCCTACGTGGTGATGGGGGAGGGCGGGGAGGCCCTGCGGGAGACCGGTCTCCCCGTCCACGACTACGAGGAGCTCCTGGCAGGTGCGGACCCGATCGGGGAGTGGCCCACCTTCCCCGAGAGCCGGGCCGCCTTCATGTGCTACACGTCCGGCACGACGGGGGACCCGAAGGGGGTCGTCCATTCTCATCGCGCGATGTACCTGCACACGCTCGTGCACGGGTTGACCGACGTGCACGGGATACGGGAGGCGGACGTGGTGATGCCGATCGTCCCGATGTTCCACGCCAACGCCTGGGGGATCCCCCTCTCGGCGACGATGGTGGGCGCTTCGATGGTGCTGCCCGGTCCGGCCCCCAGCCCCAGCGACATCGTGCACCTCATGAGGGAGGAAGAGGTGACGTTCGCCGCCGCCGTCCCGACCGTGTGGCAGGGGGTCCTGGAGGTGGCCACCCCCGACGACCTGCGGTCGCTCCGGCGGATCGGGTGCGGGGGCTCGGCCGTCCCGCCGGCGATGATCTCCGCCTACGAGGAACGCTTCGGGGTCCCGATCCAGCAGGGGTACGGGATGACCGAGACGGGACCGCTCGCGTCGCGAGCCCACGTGAAATCCCACCTGGAGCGGACGCTGCCGCCCCCCGAGCTGCTGGAGCTCCGGGCCAGCCAGGGGCTCCTCGTGCCCGGTCTCGACATGCGGGTCGTCGACCACGCGGGGGCCGAGGTTCCGTGGGACGGACGCACGCCGGGTGAGATCCGGCTGCGCGGGCCGTGGATCGCGTCGGGCTACTACGGGGAGGAGCCGTTCCCGGACGGCTGGCTGCACACGGGAGACGTCGCGGTGGTGCATCCCGAGGGCTACATACGGATAGTCGACCGGACGAAGGACCTCGTGAAGTCGGGCGGGGAGTGGATCAGCTCCGTCGAGCTCGAGAACACGATCATGGCGCACCCGGACGTGGCCGAGGCAGCCGTGGTCGGCGTGCCGCACCCCCGGTGGCAGGAGCGTCCGGTCGCGTTCGTGGTGGCGCGTCCGGGGGCCGCCCTGTCCGAGGAGGGGGTCCTGGACCACCTCCGTCCCCGTGTGGCCCGCTGGTGGCTGCCCGACCGCGTCGAGTTCGTATCCGAGATCCCGAAGACGAGCGTCGGCAAGTTCGACAAGAAGACGCTGCGGGCCCGCCTGTCCTGAGGCTCGTCCCTCACGCGCCGGCGGGAACGGCGCGCTCGGCTCCCCACGCTCGCAGGGCGGCCACGTCCTCCGCTCGCGCCCTCGAGAGGGGGACGGTGCGGGCGAGCTCCTCCGCGATCGCCTCGGTCGTCAGGTCGGTTCCCTCCGCGTACGCCCGATAGAGAGCGGCCACCACCGCGGCCTCGAGCTCGGCGCCTGAGAACCCGTCCGCAGACCCGGCGAGCGCGGCCAGGTCGAGGCGGTCCGGATCCCGCTTCCGCTTCGATACGTGGAGCCGCAGGATCTGCTCGCGTTCCGCGGCGGTGGGGAGGTCGACGAAGAAGATCTCGTCGAAGCGCCCCTTGCGCGTGAACTCGGGCGGGAGGGCAGCCACGTCGTTGGCGGTAGCGACGACGAAGATCCCGTCTGGACGGTCCTGCATCCACCGCAGGAACGTGGCCCGGACCCTCTCGCTGACCCCGGAGTCGGCTCGTCCGCCGGCGGCGAACCCCTTCTCGATCTCGTCCACCCACAGCACGGCGGGCGCCATGGCCTCGGCGCTGCGCAGCGCGGAGGCGAGGCGTTGCTCCGACTCGCCGATGTAGGGCCCGTAGAGCCGTCCGGGGTCGAGCAGGAGCAGAGGGAGGCCCCACGTGCGCGCCAGCGTCTTCGCCACGAACGACTTCCCGCACCCCGGGACCCCCGTGAGCAGGACCCCACGCGGAGGGTCGAGCCCGAACCCCCGCGCCTCCGGCTCCAGGGCGCGCCCGCGCAGCGACAGCCAGGACTTCAGCCCCTCGAGCCCGCCCACCTCGTCCAGCGTGCCCGCGTCCGCCTCGATCAGCTCGAGGATGCCGTCCCCCGCGAAGAGCTCCGCCTTCCGGGACGGCATCGTGCGGAGGTCCGCGTCGTCGACCGACCCGTCCAGGGCGGCGCGTTGGATCAGGTGCTCGGCTTCCCCCGTGGAGAGCCCCCGCAGGGAGCGGACCAGCCCTTCGACTCCCGCCTCGTCGATACGGACCTCGACCCCCCGGGCGCCGAGGTCCTGCAGGGTGCGACGGACGAGGTCGGTCAGCTCCTGGGGGCCCGGGGGCCGCAGCTCCCAGCTCAGGGCCACCCCCCTGAGGTCCTGCGGGATGGGAGCCTCTGCGCTGGTCACCACGAAGGTCCTGCCGGCGGTCCCCTCCTGGGAGAGCTCCTTCAGCTTGCGTACGGCGGCCGGCTCTCCGAGGGCGTGGTGGGCGTCGCACAGGACGAACAGCACGGGAGCCGGCACCCCCTCGGCGAACCCGAGCGCCCCAGCCAGCTCCCGGGTGTTCGGCTGCGCGCGGTTCCCGTCCCGGGCGAGACCTCGGGCCGCGGACCATGTCCAGACCGGGAGCCGCAGCGCCTGGGCCTCGCTGCGCAGCATGGACATCAGACGCGGCTCGTCGGGCGCCTTCGCGAAGATCAGCGGGTGCCGGGAGACGAGCAGGGCCCGGAGGTCGGCCGCGTTGTCCACGCCTGTGAGTATGCGCGAGGCAGAGGGGGCCGGACTCAGCCGTCCGTGCGGCGGTAGATCCCCGACTCCCGGGCGAGCAGTCCCTCGTCGACCATGTAGCGGCGAAGGGCGGCGAAGTCCGGGTGCCGGACCCGCAGCACCTCGTTCAGCTCCTTCTCGGGGTACTCCCGTCCGGGCGCGATGTCGTCGAGGAGGCGACGCAGGACGAGCAGGCGCTTCGTGTGGTTCGAGGGGATCTCGACCAGGACGTCGCCTTCGAAGAACCGCTCGAGCACCCGCTCATCGTCGTCGGCCGGAGGCGGGGGCTTCGGGATGGCCCTCGCGATGGCCCGGAACGCGTCCCGGTCGAGGGCCCGCTCGCCCGCGTCCATCTGGCGCAGTACGTCCACCACGCCTTCGTCGGCCCCCCCGGCGATGAGCTTCTCCATCACGATCCTGTGTCGAGCGGGTGCCGGGAGCGCCCAGGTGTCCCGGAGCTTCTGTTCACGTTCGACGAGGGCCCGGCTGCGCACATGGGCGCGTCGATGGACCCCCGACGCGGAGAACCTCGGCGACGGCACGTGCACCGGAGCGGTGAGCTGCTGCTCGAGGCCGCGGCGCCTAGGGTTCGTGTCTGGGTCGCCGAGCAGGGCGAGGAGGTCGAGATCGGGTGCTGCCACGGCCTCCCGGACACGCAGGCAGTACGGAGCGGAGCCCCCGAGCCGGGTCGCGACCTCCTCAGCCTCGAGGTCGTGGTCGTCGAGGATCAGCCGACCGTCGGCCCAGGTCAGCCGGTGACGGGCCCCCGAGCAGTCCACCTCCACGGTCAGCGGAGGGAGGGGCGTCACGCGGGAATCAGGTCGGGTGGGATCTCCGCGAGCTTCGGGTTCTGCTTGTCGCGATCCGAGAGCAGGGGGTCGGGAAGGGGCCAGGCGATCGCGGCCGTCGGGTCGTCCCAGGCCAGCCCCCTCTCGTCGCTCGCGTCGTAATAGTTGTCGACGAGGTAGGTCAGGGTGGCATCGGTGAGGGCCTGGAAGCCGTGGGCGATCCCGGGTGGGATGTACACGCCCAGCTCGGCTCCCTCCCCGATCTCCAGCGTCTGGCTCACGCCGCGACTGGGCGACGAGGCCCGCAGATCGTGCATCGCGACGAGGATGCGGCCGGCGGGCGCGTACCAGTAGTCGGCCTGGCGCAGGTGGTAGTGCAGCCCGCGCAGGACGCCGCGCCGCGAGTCGGAGCGGTTCCCCTGCACCATGGCCGGCGCGTCGCCCAGCCACTCCTGCCGGAAGGTCTCGACGAACCGCCCCCGCTCGTCGGCGTGGGAGGCGAGCTCGACGATCAGGACGCCGTCGATCAGGTCGCTTCGTCGCACCTGGGCCACCCGCTTATCCTAGTGAACGTCCGGTTCGCTCACGCCAGGAGGGCGCGTGGCTCTGACGTACGGGTGCATCGTGCCCCATTCCCCGAACCTCGTGCCCGAGGTGAGCGATCGGGCGCGCGCAGCCGCCGGGACGCGGGAGGCGATGGGGGAGCTCGGCATGAACCTGGGCGTGCGACGGCCCCGGACCTGCGTGATCATCTCCCCGCACAGCCCGTTCCTCGCCGAGGCGTTCGGGGTGTGGGAGGCGGAGCGGCTGCGAGGCTCGATGGCGCGCTTCCAGGCTCCCGAGGTGCAGATCGAGCTGGCCACTGACCGCGAGCTCGCCGAGGCCATCGTCGACGTGGCCAGCCGGATGGAGCTGCCGGTCGGGAGGATGGAGGAGGACTGGCAGCTGGACCGCGGGATCACCGTCCCTGCGCTGTACCTGTTCAACGACGAGATGAAGGTCGTCCCCGTGGCCACCTCCATGCTCGGGTGGGACGAGCACTGGCTCTTCGGGACGGCTGTGGCCAAGGCCGCCGAGCTCACCGGGGCGGAGGTGGCCATAGTCGCCTCCTGCAACCTGTCCCAC
This DNA window, taken from Actinomycetota bacterium, encodes the following:
- a CDS encoding DUF2087 domain-containing protein encodes the protein MTPLPPLTVEVDCSGARHRLTWADGRLILDDHDLEAEEVATRLGGSAPYCLRVREAVAAPDLDLLALLGDPDTNPRRRGLEQQLTAPVHVPSPRFSASGVHRRAHVRSRALVEREQKLRDTWALPAPARHRIVMEKLIAGGADEGVVDVLRQMDAGERALDRDAFRAIARAIPKPPPPADDDERVLERFFEGDVLVEIPSNHTKRLLVLRRLLDDIAPGREYPEKELNEVLRVRHPDFAALRRYMVDEGLLARESGIYRRTDG
- a CDS encoding AAA family ATPase → MDNAADLRALLVSRHPLIFAKAPDEPRLMSMLRSEAQALRLPVWTWSAARGLARDGNRAQPNTRELAGALGFAEGVPAPVLFVLCDAHHALGEPAAVRKLKELSQEGTAGRTFVVTSAEAPIPQDLRGVALSWELRPPGPQELTDLVRRTLQDLGARGVEVRIDEAGVEGLVRSLRGLSTGEAEHLIQRAALDGSVDDADLRTMPSRKAELFAGDGILELIEADAGTLDEVGGLEGLKSWLSLRGRALEPEARGFGLDPPRGVLLTGVPGCGKSFVAKTLARTWGLPLLLLDPGRLYGPYIGESEQRLASALRSAEAMAPAVLWVDEIEKGFAAGGRADSGVSERVRATFLRWMQDRPDGIFVVATANDVAALPPEFTRKGRFDEIFFVDLPTAAEREQILRLHVSKRKRDPDRLDLAALAGSADGFSGAELEAAVVAALYRAYAEGTDLTTEAIAEELARTVPLSRARAEDVAALRAWGAERAVPAGA
- a CDS encoding long-chain fatty acid--CoA ligase, producing the protein MDGLVMDTPLLLWGFIERARRLYPERTVVSRTRTGTDRVTYAELAHRSKRLAAALRSLGIEGGDRVATFAWNHHRHLEAYTAIPGMGAVCHTLNVRLFADQLAYIVRHAEDRVVLIDAELVDMWLPFADRVPSVEAYVVMGEGGEALRETGLPVHDYEELLAGADPIGEWPTFPESRAAFMCYTSGTTGDPKGVVHSHRAMYLHTLVHGLTDVHGIREADVVMPIVPMFHANAWGIPLSATMVGASMVLPGPAPSPSDIVHLMREEEVTFAAAVPTVWQGVLEVATPDDLRSLRRIGCGGSAVPPAMISAYEERFGVPIQQGYGMTETGPLASRAHVKSHLERTLPPPELLELRASQGLLVPGLDMRVVDHAGAEVPWDGRTPGEIRLRGPWIASGYYGEEPFPDGWLHTGDVAVVHPEGYIRIVDRTKDLVKSGGEWISSVELENTIMAHPDVAEAAVVGVPHPRWQERPVAFVVARPGAALSEEGVLDHLRPRVARWWLPDRVEFVSEIPKTSVGKFDKKTLRARLS
- the rfbC gene encoding dTDP-4-dehydrorhamnose 3,5-epimerase produces the protein MAQVRRSDLIDGVLIVELASHADERGRFVETFRQEWLGDAPAMVQGNRSDSRRGVLRGLHYHLRQADYWYAPAGRILVAMHDLRASSPSRGVSQTLEIGEGAELGVYIPPGIAHGFQALTDATLTYLVDNYYDASDERGLAWDDPTAAIAWPLPDPLLSDRDKQNPKLAEIPPDLIPA
- the amrB gene encoding AmmeMemoRadiSam system protein B — its product is MALTYGCIVPHSPNLVPEVSDRARAAAGTREAMGELGMNLGVRRPRTCVIISPHSPFLAEAFGVWEAERLRGSMARFQAPEVQIELATDRELAEAIVDVASRMELPVGRMEEDWQLDRGITVPALYLFNDEMKVVPVATSMLGWDEHWLFGTAVAKAAELTGAEVAIVASCNLSHRVAPDSPHGYHQKGREFDSRVRGAIERGRLAELLDIPHDIVREASECGMIPMLVLGGAFDGRSVSGKILSYEHPFGIGYLVAEISLAEGDPEPSRMRAGAEVGVSMSEGLSRDDAERLLGSW